One genomic region from Pongo abelii isolate AG06213 chromosome 4, NHGRI_mPonAbe1-v2.0_pri, whole genome shotgun sequence encodes:
- the LOC112133433 gene encoding uncharacterized protein LOC112133433 isoform X2 has translation MSLLRAGVDMLRSCPAVSLKKKSPAQPPHPPARRPNHCGSPPPPPPPLRLTNNPAMTSPSAASGSLRPPPLPQCKCWGRRGRDAGARVPRALHRGAVPPGLPEV, from the exons ATGAGCCTCCTCCGGGCCGGGGTCGACATGCTCCGCAGCTGCCCCGCGGtcagtctgaaaaaaaagagTCCCGCgcagcccccccaccccccggcgCGGCGGCCGAATCACTGTGgatcgccgccgccgccgccgccgccgctgagACTGACAAACAACCCTGCAATGACGTCTCCCTCCGCCGCCTCCGGCTCCCTCCGCCCTCCGCCGCTACCACAGTGTAAgtgctgggggaggagggggcggGACGCGGGAGCGCGCGTTCCCCGAGCCCTTCACCGGGGCGCGGTTCCGCCTGGGCTTCCTGAA GTATAG
- the UBE2B gene encoding ubiquitin-conjugating enzyme E2 B isoform X1, translating into MSTPARRRLMRDFKRLQEDPPVGVSGAPSENNIMQWNAVIFGPEGTPFEDGTFKLVIEFSEEYPNKPPTVRFLSKMFHPNVYADGSICLDILQNRWSPTYDVSSILTSIQSLLDEPNPNSPANSQAAQLYQENKREYEKRVSAIVEQSWNDS; encoded by the exons ATGTCGACCCCGGCCCGGAGGAGGCTCATGCGGGATTTCAAGCG GTTACAAGAGGACCCACCTGTGGGTGTCAGTGGCGCACCATCTGAAAACAACAtcatgcagtggaatgcagttatATTTGG ACCAGAAGGGACACCTTTTGAAGATG GTACTTTTAAACTAGTAATAGAATTTTCTGAAGAATATCCAAATAAACCACCAACTGTTAGGTTTTTATCCAAAATGTTTCATCCAAATG TGTATGCTGATGGTAGCATATGTTTAGATATCCTTCAGAATCGATGGAGTCCAACATACGATGTATCTTCTATCTTAACATCAATTCAG tCTCTGCTGGATGAACCGAATCCTAACAGTCCAGCCAATAGCCAGGCAGCACAGCTTTATCAGGAAAACAAACGAGAATATGAGAAAAGAGTTTCGGCCATTGTTGAACAAAGCTGGAATGATTCATAA
- the UBE2B gene encoding ubiquitin-conjugating enzyme E2 B isoform X2 — translation MSTPARRRLMRDFKRLQEDPPVGVSGAPSENNIMQWNAVIFGPEGTPFEDVYADGSICLDILQNRWSPTYDVSSILTSIQSLLDEPNPNSPANSQAAQLYQENKREYEKRVSAIVEQSWNDS, via the exons ATGTCGACCCCGGCCCGGAGGAGGCTCATGCGGGATTTCAAGCG GTTACAAGAGGACCCACCTGTGGGTGTCAGTGGCGCACCATCTGAAAACAACAtcatgcagtggaatgcagttatATTTGG ACCAGAAGGGACACCTTTTGAAGATG TGTATGCTGATGGTAGCATATGTTTAGATATCCTTCAGAATCGATGGAGTCCAACATACGATGTATCTTCTATCTTAACATCAATTCAG tCTCTGCTGGATGAACCGAATCCTAACAGTCCAGCCAATAGCCAGGCAGCACAGCTTTATCAGGAAAACAAACGAGAATATGAGAAAAGAGTTTCGGCCATTGTTGAACAAAGCTGGAATGATTCATAA
- the LOC112133433 gene encoding uncharacterized protein LOC112133433 isoform X3 translates to MSLLRAGVDMLRSCPAVSLKKKSPAQPPHPPARRPNHCGSPPPPPPPLRLTNNPAMTSPSAASGSLRPPPLPQCIETTLPKRSWQNQQLVLFSLNRDQK, encoded by the exons ATGAGCCTCCTCCGGGCCGGGGTCGACATGCTCCGCAGCTGCCCCGCGGtcagtctgaaaaaaaagagTCCCGCgcagcccccccaccccccggcgCGGCGGCCGAATCACTGTGgatcgccgccgccgccgccgccgccgctgagACTGACAAACAACCCTGCAATGACGTCTCCCTCCGCCGCCTCCGGCTCCCTCCGCCCTCCGCCGCTACCACAGT GTATAGAGACAACGTTACCCAAGAGGTCATGGCAGAATCAacagcttgttttgttttctttaaaccgGGACCAAAAATAA
- the LOC112133433 gene encoding uncharacterized protein LOC112133433 isoform X1 produces the protein MSLLRAGVDMLRSCPAVSLKKKSPAQPPHPPARRPNHCGSPPPPPPPLRLTNNPAMTSPSAASGSLRPPPLPQCKCWGRRGRDAGARVPRALHRGAVPPGLPEVIDKFVFSVFRLEVVDSETTKPKHYPVSLPVTSLGSAGWRKRDASGPEISGKGGGMMYRDNVTQEVMAESTACFVFFKPGPKIIPLWLVQWLINSGTWGKKSERIARSSKAALNTEAHTTIS, from the exons ATGAGCCTCCTCCGGGCCGGGGTCGACATGCTCCGCAGCTGCCCCGCGGtcagtctgaaaaaaaagagTCCCGCgcagcccccccaccccccggcgCGGCGGCCGAATCACTGTGgatcgccgccgccgccgccgccgccgctgagACTGACAAACAACCCTGCAATGACGTCTCCCTCCGCCGCCTCCGGCTCCCTCCGCCCTCCGCCGCTACCACAGTGTAAgtgctgggggaggagggggcggGACGCGGGAGCGCGCGTTCCCCGAGCCCTTCACCGGGGCGCGGTTCCGCCTGGGCTTCCTGAAGTAATCGACAAATTTGTGTTCTCTGTGTTCAGACTAGAGGTTGTGGATTCAGAGACCACAAAACCGAAACACTATCCTGTCTCCCTCCCCGTCACTAGTTTAGGCTCGGCGGGGTGGAGAAAGAGGGACGCATCCGGGCCAGAGATTTCAGGGAAAGGAGGTGGGATGAT GTATAGAGACAACGTTACCCAAGAGGTCATGGCAGAATCAacagcttgttttgttttctttaaaccgGGACCAAAAATAATTCCTCTCTGGTTGGTTCAGTGGCTTATCAACTCTGGTACTTGGGGCAAGAAGAGTGAGAGGATCGCACGATCTTCTAAGGCAGCCTTGAATACTGAGGCCCACACAACAATCTCCTGA